One genomic window of Candidatus Dependentiae bacterium includes the following:
- a CDS encoding tRNA-guanosine(34) transglycosylase has translation MTNQYFEFKIIHQSKKSRARVGQIITPHGIIDTPNFVPVGTNGAMKGVDALLLEQCNVQLMFCNTYHLMLQPGADVVAAGGGLHSFMNRKQPLITDSGGFQVFSLMYGGVASEIKSKGTKSHNNSIMKITEKGVTFRSYRDGKLIELTPESSIQAQKKIGADIILSFDELPPYHIDAKALKKSFDRTHRWEERSLIEHKKNPNNQALYCIVHGGIDPELRKTSVEILKKHPFDGFAIGGSVGKNREEMIAMLQHLMPHMPYDKPNHLLGIADLPSIHASIPLGIDTFDSSHPSKCARHGKLFTENGDLNILRSGNNLKFEPISSSCGCYTCQNYTIAYLHHLFKAHELSAYTLATIHNVYFITHLMKKYREQILLDEI, from the coding sequence ATGACTAACCAATATTTTGAATTCAAAATTATCCACCAATCAAAAAAATCACGCGCCCGCGTTGGGCAGATAATTACCCCTCACGGGATAATCGATACTCCAAACTTTGTCCCAGTTGGCACAAATGGCGCCATGAAAGGCGTTGACGCCTTACTGCTCGAGCAATGCAACGTTCAACTGATGTTTTGCAATACCTACCACTTAATGCTACAACCAGGAGCAGATGTTGTTGCCGCAGGAGGCGGACTTCATTCGTTTATGAACCGCAAACAACCACTCATCACCGATTCTGGGGGATTTCAGGTTTTTAGTTTAATGTACGGTGGCGTTGCCAGCGAAATTAAAAGCAAGGGAACAAAAAGTCATAACAATAGCATCATGAAAATCACCGAAAAAGGTGTAACTTTTCGCTCATATCGCGATGGAAAGCTCATCGAGCTCACTCCAGAATCATCGATTCAAGCCCAAAAAAAAATTGGAGCGGACATCATTTTATCATTTGATGAACTCCCCCCCTACCATATTGACGCAAAAGCACTCAAAAAATCATTCGACCGAACTCATCGCTGGGAAGAACGATCTCTCATCGAACACAAAAAAAATCCTAACAACCAAGCGCTGTACTGTATTGTACACGGCGGAATTGACCCGGAACTTCGCAAAACAAGTGTTGAGATCTTAAAAAAACATCCATTTGATGGATTTGCAATCGGTGGAAGTGTTGGAAAAAACCGCGAAGAAATGATTGCTATGCTTCAACACCTTATGCCTCACATGCCCTACGACAAACCAAATCACCTCCTGGGGATTGCTGACTTACCATCAATTCACGCGTCGATTCCTCTTGGAATTGATACATTTGATAGCTCACATCCTTCCAAATGTGCTCGACATGGCAAATTATTCACAGAAAATGGTGACTTAAACATTCTTCGATCAGGAAATAACTTAAAGTTTGAACCAATTTCTTCTTCCTGCGGTTGCTACACCTGCCAAAACTACACCATTGCATATCTACACCACCTTTTTAAAGCACATGAACTTTCGGCATACACGTTAGCAACTATTCATAATGTCTATTTCATCACACATTTAATGAAAAAATACCGCGAACAAATCTTGCTTGACGAAATATAG
- a CDS encoding queuosine precursor transporter, with the protein MFFNELILFIHAITVVGLVFATFSYGKDLLVTFIALCGILANLLILKQIDLFGLHVTCTDVFMIGQLVGLNLLQEEFGAGESRRAITIAFFASIATLFLGIFHLWYTPNMFDETHGFYTTLFSPMPRIAITSIIIDFITNHLERFIYGKLATTLQKRFFVLRNILTMSLSQTFDTVAFSYLGLYGIVASVPHIIISSLFVKFFLIIAMSFLSAGSYSLIFKRDTHD; encoded by the coding sequence ATGTTTTTTAACGAATTAATTCTTTTTATTCACGCAATTACGGTAGTTGGCCTTGTTTTTGCCACTTTTTCTTATGGCAAAGACTTGCTGGTAACCTTTATTGCACTCTGTGGAATTTTGGCAAATTTGCTCATTTTAAAACAAATCGATCTGTTTGGACTGCACGTCACCTGCACAGATGTATTTATGATTGGACAACTTGTTGGCCTCAACCTCCTGCAAGAGGAATTTGGAGCCGGCGAAAGTCGCCGAGCAATCACAATTGCTTTTTTTGCATCAATTGCAACTCTTTTCTTGGGAATATTTCACCTGTGGTACACCCCAAACATGTTTGATGAAACCCATGGTTTTTATACAACCCTCTTTTCCCCGATGCCTCGGATTGCTATCACTTCAATTATTATTGATTTTATAACCAATCATCTTGAACGATTTATCTATGGAAAATTGGCCACAACCCTTCAAAAACGTTTTTTTGTTCTCAGAAATATTCTTACCATGTCTCTTTCCCAAACTTTTGACACGGTTGCTTTTAGCTACCTAGGACTCTATGGAATTGTAGCAAGCGTACCCCACATTATTATTTCGAGCTTATTTGTAAAATTTTTTCTCATTATTGCCATGTCGTTTTTGAGCGCAGGCAGCTACTCTCTCATTTTTAAACGAGACACACATGACTAA